In Desulfobacterales bacterium, a single genomic region encodes these proteins:
- the aceB gene encoding malate synthase A — MGDPIKIDGIEVLGPVNEAFSRILTPEALQFVGALAREFESQRKTLLQNRQKRQAEIDSGKLPDFLEETQEIRESIWKVAPIPNDLKDRRVEITGPVDRKMIINALNSGASTYMADFEDSHSPTWQGTIEGQINLCDAVNQAITFVNPQGKKYALNPEIATLIVRPRGWHLVEKHVAVDGEPISASIFDFGLYFFHNAKALLAKGTGPYFYLPKIESHLEARLWNDIFVRAQEMLNVPNGTIKATVLIETILAAFEVDEIIYELKDHMAGLNCGRWDYIFSFIKRFRNVPGYIFPDRAQITMTRHCMHAYSLLVIQTCHRRGTHALGGMAAQIPIKNDPDANAAALKKVQEDKVREASDGHDGTWVAHPGLMQIAKDEFDKIMPQPNQIEKLREDVTVTTADLLKVPEGTITEEGLRTNIDVGIQYMANWLSGLGCVPIYNLMEDAATAEISRTQVWQWIHHPDGVLSDGRKVTLEMFREVMNEELQKIKQTMGQERFASGNYELAARLFDDIIANEELEEFLTLVAYEYLD, encoded by the coding sequence ATGGGCGACCCCATTAAAATAGATGGTATTGAAGTACTCGGCCCTGTGAATGAAGCGTTTTCCCGGATTCTGACCCCAGAAGCCCTTCAATTCGTTGGCGCCCTGGCGCGCGAATTCGAGTCTCAACGCAAAACACTGCTGCAAAACCGTCAAAAGCGACAGGCTGAAATTGATAGCGGAAAGCTGCCCGATTTTTTGGAGGAAACTCAGGAAATTCGAGAAAGCATTTGGAAGGTGGCACCGATTCCCAATGATTTGAAGGATCGACGCGTGGAAATCACCGGACCGGTGGATCGCAAAATGATCATCAATGCACTCAACTCCGGTGCCAGCACATATATGGCGGATTTTGAAGACTCCCACTCGCCCACCTGGCAGGGAACCATCGAGGGGCAAATCAATTTATGCGATGCGGTCAACCAAGCAATTACGTTTGTCAACCCGCAGGGGAAAAAGTATGCGCTAAACCCCGAAATTGCTACCTTGATCGTCAGACCGCGGGGCTGGCATCTGGTTGAAAAACACGTCGCTGTTGACGGGGAGCCGATTTCCGCAAGCATATTTGATTTCGGGCTGTATTTTTTCCACAATGCCAAGGCCCTGCTGGCCAAAGGGACCGGACCCTATTTTTATCTGCCGAAAATAGAAAGCCACTTAGAAGCCCGCTTGTGGAATGATATCTTTGTTCGCGCCCAGGAAATGCTCAACGTTCCCAACGGTACCATCAAAGCCACGGTCTTGATCGAAACTATTTTAGCCGCCTTTGAAGTTGATGAAATCATCTACGAGCTTAAGGATCATATGGCCGGCTTAAATTGCGGTCGCTGGGATTATATCTTCAGCTTCATCAAACGCTTTAGAAACGTGCCGGGCTACATATTCCCCGACCGCGCCCAGATTACCATGACCCGGCACTGCATGCACGCCTACTCCTTGCTGGTCATCCAAACCTGCCATCGACGCGGCACTCATGCGCTCGGCGGCATGGCGGCCCAGATTCCGATAAAAAATGATCCGGATGCCAACGCAGCCGCCCTGAAAAAGGTGCAGGAAGACAAGGTTCGCGAAGCCTCAGACGGTCATGATGGAACATGGGTGGCGCATCCGGGCTTGATGCAAATTGCCAAAGATGAATTTGATAAGATCATGCCCCAGCCCAATCAGATTGAAAAACTGCGCGAAGACGTCACCGTAACCACCGCCGACCTGTTAAAAGTGCCTGAAGGCACCATTACCGAAGAAGGGCTGCGCACCAACATCGATGTCGGCATCCAATACATGGCCAACTGGCTCAGCGGCCTGGGCTGTGTTCCGATCTATAATTTAATGGAAGATGCCGCTACGGCTGAAATCTCCCGCACCCAGGTCTGGCAATGGATTCATCATCCCGATGGGGTGTTGTCGGACGGCCGCAAGGTCACCCTTGAGATGTTCCGGGAAGTCATGAACGAAGAATTGCAGAAGATAAAACAAACGATGGGTCAAGAACGCTTTGCCTCAGGCAATTATGAGCTGGCCGCCCGGCTTTTCGACGACATTATTGCCAATGAAGAGCTGGAAGAATTTTTAACGCTGGTGGCTTATGAATACCTGGACTAA
- the aceK gene encoding bifunctional isocitrate dehydrogenase kinase/phosphatase, translating to MPRKDTNNRLAKEAARAIKETFVSYRTQFDEVTKRAQSKFEALDWQGMRTDAAARLDIYKNEVDSVEITIRKLLGDQIEDKLLWSGLKAEFAGLVSPRQDRELAETFFNSVTRRIFATIGVNPQIEFVDTDGATSPGSPKSTVYRSYKGEKSLVDLTRKILACPLPTGFQNHEQDARQVAGRIKAHLDKRELPAEIDRIDIAKSIFYRGMGAYLIGRIQYGPHLVPLAIALLNSDAGICVDAVLLQETDISILFSFTRSYFHVMSESPDDLIGFLRSILPHKRVAELYTAIGFNKHGKTVLYQELLGHLSECREERFEISPGESGLVMIVFNMPNDDLVFKIIRDRFGRPKKVTHQQVKEKYRLVFKHDRAGRLIDAQDFEYLKLDDCHFSPQLLDQLRSEATKSVKVDKDQVILSYAYVERRVTPLNIYLQTAAPAAACEAVIDFGAAIKDLAVSNIFPGDILLKNFGVTRHGRVVFYDYDEICPLTDCHFRSIPPSASYDDDLASEPWYAVAENDVFPQEFKHFLGLPDHLLQIFLDHHADLLDVAFWHKAQAAIKAGKLPHIFPYAESRRLF from the coding sequence ATGCCTCGAAAAGATACGAATAACCGCCTCGCCAAAGAAGCTGCCAGAGCGATTAAGGAAACCTTTGTCAGCTACCGGACACAGTTTGACGAGGTCACCAAGCGTGCCCAATCAAAATTCGAAGCGCTTGACTGGCAGGGTATGCGCACCGATGCCGCCGCACGCTTGGATATCTATAAAAATGAAGTCGACAGTGTTGAAATCACAATTCGCAAATTGCTGGGTGATCAAATAGAAGACAAACTGCTCTGGTCTGGCTTAAAGGCGGAATTCGCCGGGCTGGTGAGCCCACGTCAGGACCGGGAGCTGGCGGAAACCTTTTTTAATTCCGTTACGCGACGCATATTTGCCACCATCGGTGTGAATCCGCAAATTGAATTTGTCGACACCGATGGTGCCACATCCCCTGGTTCGCCAAAATCAACAGTATATCGGTCGTATAAAGGCGAAAAATCGCTCGTTGATTTGACCCGCAAAATTTTGGCCTGTCCCTTGCCAACCGGATTTCAAAACCATGAACAGGATGCCAGGCAGGTGGCCGGCAGAATCAAAGCGCACCTGGACAAAAGGGAATTGCCGGCTGAGATTGATCGCATTGACATCGCCAAAAGCATTTTTTATCGCGGGATGGGCGCTTATCTTATCGGTCGCATCCAATACGGCCCGCATCTGGTTCCACTGGCCATTGCATTGTTGAATTCTGATGCGGGCATCTGCGTGGATGCGGTTTTGCTGCAGGAAACCGATATCAGTATTTTATTTAGCTTTACGCGGTCGTATTTCCATGTAATGTCGGAAAGCCCTGATGACTTAATCGGCTTTCTTAGAAGCATCTTGCCGCATAAGCGCGTTGCGGAGCTGTATACGGCCATCGGTTTTAACAAACACGGTAAAACCGTGCTCTACCAGGAGCTGTTGGGTCACTTGTCGGAATGCCGCGAAGAGCGCTTTGAAATATCCCCCGGCGAGAGCGGTCTGGTCATGATCGTCTTTAATATGCCCAATGATGATCTGGTGTTTAAAATCATCCGGGATCGCTTTGGAAGGCCCAAAAAAGTCACCCATCAACAGGTTAAAGAAAAATACAGACTGGTATTTAAACATGATCGCGCCGGTCGACTGATCGATGCGCAGGATTTTGAATATTTAAAATTGGATGACTGTCATTTTTCACCGCAGCTGCTGGACCAGCTACGATCCGAGGCTACAAAGAGCGTAAAGGTTGACAAAGATCAGGTGATTTTATCCTATGCTTATGTCGAACGCCGGGTGACGCCGCTAAACATTTACCTGCAAACGGCAGCTCCGGCTGCGGCGTGCGAAGCAGTGATCGACTTTGGCGCTGCCATTAAAGATCTGGCCGTCAGCAATATCTTCCCCGGTGATATCCTGCTGAAAAATTTTGGCGTCACCCGCCACGGTCGCGTGGTTTTCTATGACTACGATGAAATTTGCCCGCTGACAGACTGTCATTTCCGCAGCATACCGCCATCGGCCAGCTATGATGACGATCTGGCATCTGAGCCCTGGTATGCCGTTGCTGAAAATGATGTCTTTCCGCAGGAGTTTAAACATTTTCTGGGCCTGCCCGATCATTTATTGCAAATTTTTTTAGATCACCACGCCGATCTGCTGGATGTCGCTTTCTGGCATAAGGCTCAAGCGGCCATCAAAGCCGGCAAATTACCGCATATATTTCCATACGCTGAAAGCCGAAGGCTGTTTTAA
- a CDS encoding YifB family Mg chelatase-like AAA ATPase yields the protein MLAKVLSSAVLGIDAYPVEVEVDITSGLPTFTTVGLPEAAVKESKERVKSAVNNSGYHFPADRITVNLAPADIKKEGTGFDLPIALGILAATGIIPQDQLSHYLILGELSLDGRIKPVKGSLPMALAAKTAGYSAIIVPYENKGEAAVIQDIEVLPAKTLSEIVGFLRGFTRITSESTDIDQLLANDSHYAIDYAEVMGQEHAKRALEISAAGGHNLVMIGPPGSGKTMLAKRLPTILPPISFAEALETTKIFSVVGLLSKGQALVTTRPFRAPHHTISDAGLIGGGHIPRPGEVSLAHNGVLFLDEMPEFKKHVLEVLRQPLEDLQVTISRAKSTLTYPADFMLVAAMNPCPCGYLSDPKHECRCTHQQIHRYRSKISGPLLDRIDMHVDVPAVPYKDLMQDYAAEASETIRQRVAAARRIQAGRLSRTKIFCNAQMSSRHIKRHCRVDDASCRLLESAIDKLGLSARAYNRILKIARTIADLEQSADINAAHISEAIQYRNLDRGRQFK from the coding sequence TTGCTTGCCAAAGTCCTCAGCAGTGCCGTTCTGGGAATCGATGCCTATCCGGTGGAGGTGGAAGTGGATATCACTTCCGGTCTACCGACTTTCACAACCGTCGGTCTTCCGGAAGCCGCGGTCAAGGAAAGCAAAGAACGTGTCAAATCGGCGGTCAACAACTCCGGCTATCATTTCCCAGCAGACCGCATAACGGTAAACCTGGCGCCGGCGGATATAAAAAAAGAAGGCACCGGTTTTGACCTGCCGATCGCGCTGGGTATTTTGGCCGCCACCGGTATTATTCCCCAGGATCAACTTTCCCACTATCTTATCTTAGGCGAACTCTCTTTGGACGGGCGCATCAAGCCGGTAAAAGGGTCTTTACCCATGGCTCTGGCTGCCAAAACCGCCGGTTATTCGGCCATCATCGTTCCTTATGAGAACAAAGGTGAGGCTGCGGTGATCCAAGATATCGAGGTGTTGCCGGCCAAAACGCTGTCTGAGATTGTGGGGTTTTTAAGAGGATTTACCCGAATCACATCAGAGTCCACCGATATCGACCAATTGTTGGCCAATGACAGTCATTACGCCATTGATTATGCCGAGGTTATGGGTCAGGAGCATGCCAAACGGGCTTTGGAAATTTCTGCCGCCGGTGGCCATAATCTGGTGATGATTGGACCACCGGGTTCCGGAAAAACCATGCTGGCCAAACGCCTACCAACGATCCTGCCGCCCATATCCTTTGCAGAGGCATTGGAAACCACTAAAATATTCAGTGTTGTCGGTCTGTTATCCAAAGGACAGGCTTTGGTGACCACCCGGCCGTTTCGCGCACCCCACCACACCATATCCGATGCCGGTTTGATCGGCGGTGGTCATATCCCCAGACCCGGTGAGGTGAGCCTGGCGCATAACGGGGTGCTATTTTTAGATGAAATGCCGGAGTTTAAAAAACACGTTCTGGAAGTGCTGCGGCAGCCGCTTGAGGATTTGCAGGTGACCATTTCGCGGGCCAAATCAACCTTGACCTATCCGGCCGATTTTATGCTGGTGGCCGCCATGAATCCCTGCCCCTGCGGCTATCTGTCCGATCCCAAACACGAATGCCGCTGCACCCATCAGCAAATCCACCGTTACCGCTCCAAGATTTCAGGGCCGCTGTTGGATCGCATCGACATGCATGTGGACGTGCCGGCTGTGCCCTATAAGGACCTGATGCAGGATTATGCCGCCGAAGCCTCTGAAACCATTCGTCAGCGCGTGGCCGCTGCCCGCCGGATTCAGGCAGGCCGCCTGTCCCGCACCAAAATTTTTTGCAATGCCCAGATGAGCAGTCGCCACATCAAGCGTCATTGCCGGGTTGACGATGCCTCCTGTCGCCTGCTCGAATCGGCCATCGACAAACTGGGGCTGTCTGCCCGGGCCTACAATCGCATCCTTAAGATTGCCCGTACCATTGCCGACCTGGAACAATCTGCAGATATCAACGCCGCCCATATCTCCGAAGCCATCCAATACCGCAATCTCGACCGCGGCCGTCAATTCAAATAA
- a CDS encoding DUF4390 domain-containing protein, whose amino-acid sequence MASHAGFAQDATLTNITVSNSQDDLLLFLNLEGAFREEMKQAILSGAPSTFSYFAKLNRVRSLWFDNAIADIEVSHTIIYDNLKKEFTVTRSWKDNNPEVTKSFDEAKKWMTEIDSLEIIPLDRLEKGEQYQLRVKAEVSKKTLPLYLHYILFFVSLWDFETDWYTIDFIF is encoded by the coding sequence ATGGCTTCCCATGCAGGATTTGCTCAAGACGCCACGCTGACCAATATTACGGTATCCAATAGCCAGGATGATCTGCTGCTCTTTTTAAATCTTGAAGGCGCTTTCCGTGAAGAGATGAAACAGGCCATTTTAAGCGGCGCGCCCTCTACATTTTCTTATTTTGCTAAATTGAATCGTGTGCGCAGTCTATGGTTCGACAATGCTATTGCCGATATAGAGGTCAGCCACACGATCATTTACGATAATCTCAAAAAAGAATTTACCGTCACACGGTCCTGGAAGGACAATAATCCTGAAGTCACCAAATCATTTGATGAAGCCAAGAAATGGATGACGGAGATCGACAGCTTAGAGATAATCCCATTAGACAGGCTGGAAAAAGGCGAGCAATACCAACTGAGAGTGAAGGCTGAAGTTAGCAAGAAAACCCTCCCTTTATATCTGCATTATATTCTGTTTTTTGTGTCTTTATGGGACTTTGAGACGGATTGGTATACCATCGATTTTATTTTCTAA
- a CDS encoding ATP-binding protein encodes MKRPRFKRKSSLSEKERKRRKREFILILVILFVVALLTLVESRIIKFGADIAVSNTVLMFILININLLLLILMIYLVFRNLVKLIYDRRRNVLGAKIRTKLVIAFVSLTLLPTIVLFFFALNFITTSIEFWFNVPVEQALDNSLWVGGRLYSRAEENNKFFLERISYQVKTKNLLDDKNRKALSHYIRIVQREFNLDAVEVYARDAERLTFALAPKLENEYFGIISAEDIKKELPADGIRSISQSIPSGEFIKTVGTIPFGVQPDEAIGFVVATILIPKELSENLQFIRKGFTEYQQIKLLKKPIQITYYISLSIVALLVLFCAVWFGFFMARSISLPIKELAEGTRRVADGDLGYTIDPVSDDEFGSLVQSFNQMTQDLRISREQLELSARMLRHQNIEIEEKRQFMEIVLISVSAGVVTLDAKGIISTMNKSAEKMLNLKSEQILNKSYKHLLDGAFLELANEVLDNLSLTSGDTIELPLKLTIEGRPRSFLVSVNALKDDAGRHMGTLMVFDDLTELEKGQRMAAWREVARRIAHEVKNPLTPIILSAQRLKRKYAQFVDETIFEECTETIISQVELIRNLVNEFSSFARFPSANPVPDHLLPIIEETVALYREGHPGINFKINNTSDIPVLNLDHQQMKQALINLIDNAIGALKGPGNIIISVAHDPILKKVRMEVADDGPGISDEDKTRLFQPNFSTKKTGMGLGLTIVSTIIADHNGMINVQDNAPRGAKFVIELPV; translated from the coding sequence ATGAAAAGGCCTCGATTTAAAAGAAAATCTTCACTTTCGGAAAAAGAACGCAAAAGACGCAAGCGCGAATTTATTTTAATCTTGGTGATTTTGTTCGTGGTTGCTCTGTTGACGTTGGTCGAAAGCCGAATCATCAAGTTCGGAGCCGATATTGCCGTCTCCAATACGGTGTTGATGTTTATTCTGATTAACATCAATTTGCTCCTGCTGATCTTAATGATTTATCTGGTGTTTCGAAACCTGGTAAAACTGATTTACGACCGCCGGCGCAACGTCTTAGGCGCTAAAATCAGAACCAAGCTCGTTATTGCTTTTGTGTCGCTAACCCTTTTGCCGACCATCGTCTTATTTTTCTTTGCGCTTAATTTTATTACCACCAGCATTGAGTTCTGGTTCAATGTGCCGGTTGAACAGGCGTTGGACAATTCCCTGTGGGTAGGTGGACGCCTGTACAGTCGGGCAGAAGAGAACAATAAATTTTTCCTGGAGCGCATATCCTATCAGGTCAAAACCAAAAATTTGCTGGATGACAAAAACCGCAAAGCCCTATCCCATTATATCCGAATTGTACAACGCGAATTTAACCTTGATGCTGTCGAAGTTTATGCCCGCGATGCTGAGCGTTTGACATTCGCTTTGGCGCCCAAGCTTGAAAACGAATATTTCGGCATTATTTCGGCTGAAGACATCAAAAAGGAATTGCCTGCGGATGGGATTCGATCCATTTCACAATCCATTCCGTCCGGAGAATTCATTAAGACCGTAGGGACCATTCCATTTGGGGTACAGCCCGATGAAGCCATCGGTTTTGTTGTCGCCACCATCCTGATTCCAAAGGAACTTTCTGAAAATCTGCAGTTTATTCGCAAGGGCTTTACGGAATACCAGCAGATCAAACTGCTCAAAAAGCCGATTCAGATTACCTATTACATATCGCTTTCAATTGTTGCATTGCTGGTTTTATTTTGTGCTGTGTGGTTTGGATTTTTTATGGCGCGTTCTATCAGTCTGCCGATTAAAGAGTTGGCAGAAGGTACGCGGCGGGTGGCAGACGGCGATTTAGGCTATACCATTGATCCGGTCAGCGATGATGAGTTTGGCAGTCTGGTTCAATCCTTTAATCAGATGACGCAGGATCTTCGAATCAGCCGGGAACAACTGGAGTTGTCCGCTCGGATGTTGCGGCATCAGAATATTGAGATCGAAGAAAAGCGGCAGTTTATGGAGATCGTTTTAATAAGTGTTTCTGCTGGTGTCGTCACGCTGGATGCCAAAGGCATTATTTCGACCATGAATAAATCAGCAGAAAAGATGCTCAATCTCAAATCCGAACAAATACTGAACAAAAGCTATAAGCATTTATTAGATGGGGCCTTTTTAGAACTGGCCAATGAAGTTCTGGACAACCTTTCTTTAACCAGTGGTGACACAATTGAATTGCCGCTAAAGCTTACGATCGAGGGCCGACCGCGAAGCTTTCTGGTTTCTGTCAATGCACTCAAAGACGATGCCGGACGACACATGGGAACATTGATGGTTTTTGATGACCTGACCGAGCTGGAAAAGGGCCAGCGCATGGCGGCCTGGCGCGAAGTTGCCCGGCGCATCGCCCATGAGGTTAAAAATCCGTTGACACCGATTATTCTCTCCGCGCAGCGGCTCAAACGCAAATATGCCCAGTTTGTGGATGAAACCATATTTGAAGAATGCACGGAAACCATTATCAGCCAGGTGGAGCTGATTCGGAATTTGGTCAACGAATTTTCATCTTTTGCCCGCTTTCCAAGTGCCAATCCCGTTCCCGATCATTTGCTACCCATCATTGAAGAAACCGTTGCCCTTTATAGGGAAGGACATCCCGGGATTAATTTCAAAATAAACAACACCAGTGATATCCCGGTTCTAAACCTGGACCACCAGCAGATGAAGCAGGCACTCATTAACCTGATTGATAATGCGATTGGTGCCTTAAAAGGTCCTGGCAATATCATTATTAGCGTAGCACATGATCCCATACTCAAAAAGGTCCGCATGGAAGTTGCCGATGATGGGCCGGGTATTTCAGATGAAGATAAAACGCGTTTGTTTCAGCCCAATTTTTCGACCAAAAAGACAGGTATGGGTCTGGGATTGACGATCGTCAGCACCATTATCGCGGATCACAATGGCATGATAAATGTTCAGGACAATGCCCCCCGCGGGGCAAAATTTGTCATTGAATTGCCGGTATAA
- a CDS encoding sigma-54 dependent transcriptional regulator — translation MLASVLIVDDEQSIVQSLSGLLSDEGYEVSTAINGYDALTAIESEAPDLVLLDIWMPGMDGIETLKEIKKYNPQIQVIIITGHGTIETAVRATKLGAFDLVEKPLSIDKIILTINNALNFKRLEEENKYLRNKTLEKHSIDGESERTKELRKNIEVAAPTDTWILISGENGTGKELVARTIHQLSPRFEQSMIDVSCAAIRDELLESEMFGHEKGSFPGATAKKIGKFELANNGTIFLDEIGDMSLSSQAKILRVLQEQQIQRVGGSRLIGIDVRVIATTNKSLEQEIEKGTFREDLYYRLNVIPIDVPPLRERIEDLPLLVEAFLVEFAVQNRSKRKSMSPAAISVLSNYAWPGNVRELRNLVERLAIMVDKDVIDATDIPDSYRPGGLTNPSFAASAPFMKLDNFKEAKKAFEKEFIKIKLVQNENNITKTAKAMKVGRSYLHKKIKSLN, via the coding sequence ATGCTAGCATCGGTGTTAATTGTTGATGATGAACAGTCTATCGTTCAGTCTTTAAGCGGTTTACTCTCTGATGAGGGCTATGAGGTCTCAACAGCCATCAACGGTTATGATGCCCTGACCGCGATTGAATCAGAAGCGCCTGACCTGGTTTTGCTCGACATCTGGATGCCGGGAATGGATGGCATTGAAACTTTGAAGGAAATCAAAAAATACAATCCCCAAATCCAGGTCATTATTATCACTGGTCACGGAACGATTGAAACGGCGGTTAGGGCCACAAAATTGGGGGCTTTTGATTTGGTTGAAAAGCCGCTTTCCATTGATAAGATCATCTTAACCATTAACAATGCCTTAAACTTCAAGCGTCTCGAAGAAGAAAATAAATATCTTCGGAACAAGACACTGGAAAAGCATTCAATTGACGGAGAATCTGAAAGAACAAAGGAACTCCGCAAAAATATTGAAGTCGCAGCTCCAACCGACACCTGGATACTGATCAGTGGAGAAAACGGCACTGGAAAAGAACTGGTGGCACGCACCATCCATCAGCTCAGCCCGCGTTTTGAGCAGTCAATGATTGATGTCAGTTGCGCGGCTATCAGAGATGAGCTTTTGGAAAGTGAGATGTTTGGGCATGAAAAGGGCTCATTTCCCGGTGCGACTGCCAAAAAAATAGGCAAGTTTGAGCTCGCCAACAATGGAACCATATTTCTGGATGAAATCGGCGATATGAGCTTAAGCTCGCAGGCCAAGATTTTACGAGTTCTGCAGGAACAGCAGATCCAGCGAGTGGGCGGAAGCCGCTTGATCGGCATCGATGTTAGAGTGATTGCCACCACTAATAAAAGCCTGGAGCAAGAAATTGAAAAAGGAACCTTTCGAGAGGATCTTTATTATCGATTAAATGTAATACCCATTGATGTGCCGCCTTTAAGAGAGCGTATCGAAGATTTACCCCTGTTGGTCGAGGCGTTTTTAGTAGAATTTGCTGTTCAAAATCGCAGCAAGCGCAAATCAATGAGTCCTGCGGCAATCAGTGTTTTGAGCAATTATGCCTGGCCTGGAAACGTCAGAGAATTGCGGAACCTGGTCGAACGTTTGGCCATCATGGTTGATAAAGATGTTATTGATGCAACTGACATACCGGATTCATATCGCCCCGGTGGCTTGACCAACCCATCCTTTGCGGCTTCGGCACCGTTTATGAAATTGGATAATTTCAAAGAAGCCAAAAAAGCGTTTGAAAAGGAATTTATCAAAATAAAACTGGTTCAAAATGAGAACAATATCACCAAAACCGCCAAGGCCATGAAGGTGGGCAGGAGTTATTTGCACAAGAAGATAAAATCTCTTAATTAG
- the rsmD gene encoding 16S rRNA (guanine(966)-N(2))-methyltransferase RsmD: MTIRVIGGKLKGRKLVTVAGKETRPTADRVRESIFNILGQSVQGARVLDLYAGTGAMGIEALSRGAQFAFFVDDQKTALAALAKNLKSCSLESRASTVKWNIKDNLNILRSHRLAFDLIFIDPPYHQNMIQPTLSHLSVSKCLGNGAQLTIEHSPLEPLPENQSEFKCTDQRRYGKTLVSFLIYML, from the coding sequence ATGACCATTCGCGTTATCGGGGGGAAATTGAAGGGCAGAAAATTGGTGACCGTGGCCGGGAAGGAAACAAGACCGACCGCCGATCGGGTGCGGGAATCCATTTTTAATATACTGGGCCAAAGCGTTCAGGGGGCCCGTGTTTTAGACCTGTATGCCGGAACCGGTGCAATGGGAATTGAGGCTTTAAGCCGGGGTGCCCAATTTGCTTTTTTTGTAGACGACCAGAAAACAGCTTTGGCTGCCTTGGCAAAAAATTTAAAAAGTTGTTCGCTGGAGAGCAGGGCCAGCACCGTCAAATGGAATATAAAAGACAATTTAAACATTCTTCGTTCGCACAGACTCGCCTTTGATCTTATTTTTATAGATCCGCCCTACCATCAGAATATGATTCAGCCAACCTTATCACATCTGAGTGTGAGCAAATGCCTGGGCAACGGCGCTCAGCTGACCATTGAACACTCGCCGCTTGAGCCGCTACCGGAAAACCAATCTGAGTTCAAATGCACTGACCAGCGCAGATATGGAAAAACGCTTGTCTCTTTTTTAATTTATATGTTATGA
- the coaD gene encoding pantetheine-phosphate adenylyltransferase, translating into MPKIAIYPGSFDPVTNGHLDIVERGLKIFDKIIVAILYNPNKEYLFGLEERLEMLKDCLKKFKGVEIDSFDGLLVNYAAQRKAHAILRGLRAMSDFEYEFQMALMNRRLNREVQTVFLMTGLRWIFTSSSIIKEAIQFGGNIDGMVPRLVQKKLRDKFGLVSNSEQSGKN; encoded by the coding sequence ATGCCTAAAATCGCGATTTACCCCGGATCCTTTGATCCGGTGACCAACGGCCATCTTGACATTGTTGAAAGAGGCTTAAAAATATTTGATAAAATTATCGTTGCCATTCTGTATAATCCGAACAAGGAGTATCTTTTTGGCCTCGAAGAACGATTGGAGATGCTTAAAGATTGCTTGAAGAAATTTAAAGGCGTTGAAATCGATAGCTTTGATGGTCTTCTGGTCAACTATGCCGCGCAACGAAAAGCACATGCCATCCTCCGGGGGCTGCGCGCCATGTCAGATTTTGAGTATGAATTCCAGATGGCCTTGATGAACCGACGACTCAATCGCGAGGTGCAGACCGTATTTCTTATGACCGGATTGCGCTGGATTTTTACCAGCTCTTCCATTATCAAGGAAGCCATTCAATTCGGCGGCAATATTGACGGTATGGTCCCCCGGTTGGTGCAGAAAAAGCTGAGAGATAAATTCGGTCTGGTTTCAAATTCTGAGCAAAGCGGGAAAAACTAA